Proteins from a genomic interval of Poecile atricapillus isolate bPoeAtr1 chromosome 1, bPoeAtr1.hap1, whole genome shotgun sequence:
- the FUNDC1 gene encoding FUN14 domain-containing protein 1 — protein sequence MAARRPRSASDHDSDDDSYEVLDLTEYARRHHWWNRVFGRNSGPIVEKYSVATQIVMGGLTGWCAGFLFQKVGKLAATAVGGGFLLLQIASHSGYVQVDWKRVEKDVNKAKKQLKKRANKAAPEINTLIEESTEFIKQNIVVSSGFVGGFLLGLAS from the exons ATGGCGGCGcggcggccccgctccgcctCAG accACGACAGTGACGATGATTCCTACGAAGTGCTGGATTTAACAGAATACGCTCGACGTCACCATTGGTGGAATCGCGTGTTTGGACGGAATTCAGGACCAATTGTAGAAAAATACTCCGTAGCCACACAGATTGTGATGGGAGGTCTGACTGGCTG GTGTGCGGGATTTTTGTTCCAGAAAGTCGGAAAGCTTGCAGCAACTGCAGTAGGTGGtggctttcttctgcttcaa ATTGCTAGTCATAGCGGATATGTACAAGTTGACTGGAAGAGAGTTGAAAAAGAtgtaaacaaagcaaaaaaacaattaaaaaagcGTGCAAATAAGGCAGCTCCTGAAATCAACACTCTAATTGAAGAG tcaACAGAATTTATCAAGCAGAACATCGTGGTGTCCAGTGGGTTTGTTGGAGGCTTTTTGTTGGGGCTGGCGTCGTAA